Part of the Arachis hypogaea cultivar Tifrunner chromosome 6, arahy.Tifrunner.gnm2.J5K5, whole genome shotgun sequence genome, ATGTACACACCCCCAATATCTTGGGTTCATAATCTTCTTTTCCATTACAACCCACTTTCCCTTCATACAGAAACAACATCTATCTATTCTACAAACAAAAGGAGACcaacaaaaagataaattaaattttaaaaaataagggaaaataatcaaaataaatatataccGACCCCTCTGCATTGCCCATCATAGGAAGCAAATCCAAGGATCTAAAGGGTTAAAACTCtccaagcaaaaaaaaaaaaccctaccaCTTTACGCATCCCATCCCAATAACCACCCACACATCCTCTGAAAGAACCTTGTGTTTTTTCAGTCATGTCTGCTGTTACACTTTCTCTGCTCCCTTTTATCTAGAACCTTGAATCTCACTCTTGTCTGTGTCAGAATAATCCTTTTGGGAATCAATATCACCACTTTCCCCTCGGTTTCTTCTGTTCCTCCGGTCCTGGACATTATCCAAACGACGCATGGCATCAAACAATGTGTCACCAATAGCATCTCTTAATAAAACCATCAAAAGTACAACCTTTAACTACTTTATTGATCCAATACACTTTCCTAGCACATGTTACAATGAATAATACTTGACCAGTTTCATGACTCCTTAACAGGCCACACTCTAGGCTGGCTTGGCAGTAGGCACAAAAAACTAGCAAGCTTTTGACTAGTTTTAACTTAATAAGGGGAAAATAAGCAGGAATGAGAAAATTCATGGAAATAGAGGGAACCAGTAAGTTGACGACAAACTACTGaggaaaaagatttaaaaaaaaaaaacaaaaaaacaaaagactTGGGAATTTAATAATGACTAATGACAACTGGGAGTGGGAAAACGAACCTCTCTTGCTAAAGGGTATTCTTCTGACTCCAGCATACGCACAACTTGGCTCATCTTGGGCCTTTTCTCAGAATCTGGATCCAAGCATCTTAAAGCAGTTAAGAGTGCCCGTTTTAAAGCTCTGATTGATGGTTTTGTCTCAATGTTTGGATCCATCACTTCTTCTGATCTCCTGTTTCCAACCATCATCTTCAGCCAATCAACCAGATTCACCTGAAAACCGTTGCAGTTTCATGGGATTAGTCTCAACCATGGGTAAATGTAGAAATAAGTAAACAGAAGCACATGAGATATTCTTGTTAATAATcaagaaaaataatagttaaacGGCATGGATCATGAACTCATCAAATTTTATCCAAATTCATAGGGACACCAACAGTGCATCATGTTGGGAGTGTAAATTTTCAAGCTTGTGATAAGGTTTAAGGGGAAGGGTAACAAATCTTGCTGTCATTTTTGTAGCAGAGTTCTAAATAATAATAGCAGTAGTAGTAGAACACCAGCAACAATTATGAAGAACATGCAAACAATATAATTAGTATCGCCTTTCCAGAATGTTCATGCTATTGGTGTTTACTCTTTCTGCAGGGATCCACTAAGAAGTAAAGATTCACTCACTCCTATTTCTGTTCTAACAAGCAATCAACTAATCTTCAATCCTAATGTCCCAATGATTGGCTTTTGTTTTCACAATAGAAAATAATTAGAGACAGTAGATTAGTCATTCGGCGGGTCAGCATGGATCAGACAACCAAAAACAGAACGCTACAAGCTATGTTTTCCATATCCGTCAAGTTTTACCCGTCAAGTTGGCAGACAGAGTGCATAAGTGTTATATATACAGAATTAACAGCATATATACAACACAATTGTTTATGTTCTAAATTATCGACATTCTCCATGGATCAAACTTACAGCTAAACCGTTCAGGATTATTTAGTacattggtgaaaacaaacacaCATATCAAGCTGTGTTTAGTGCCCAAAATAGAAAGTTACTCACTTCATGTGTTGGGCGTCCATAGTCTACTGGATCTCTTCCGGTAATTGCTTCCAGTAGCAAAACACCAAAGCTATAAACATCACTCTTTTCATTAAGAAGGCCAGTATTTGCATATTCAGGAGCCACATACCTGTGAAATATTTAGAGCAAAAGCAAATATAAGAACATATTTTTCCTCTTAAAAGGTTTATCAATAATGAGCACTTGAAAGTTTCCATTAAATGGGACAGCAAAAGTACTAACCCAAAGGTTCCCATAACTCGTGTTGTGACATGGCTCTTTCCAGCACCCAATAACTTTGCCAGGCCAAAATCAGAAACCTTGGCATTGAAATCATCATCAATTAATATATTACTTGACTTTATATCTCGGTGTACCACCTTTGGCTCAATTGCTTCATGCAAATATGCAAGCCTGAAACAAGTATAGATGTGTTTGATTTAGTGTTTGGACTATGAAGAGAATGTTTAAACTTTTTGAAagcttcaattttttgttttgctttttttttttttttgctctgaGAGCAGAAGTGATTTTACACTTCTTACCGTTGGACTATTAGCTgagaacttttttttatttaccaaccCTATCCTTTATTCTCTTCTTTACAGGGAGGCACAAAGAACAATTCACCTTACAAATTATTAATCCCACTATAAagggtaaattaaataaaaaaattaatcataaagtAATAAGAGTGATAagtatgaattttatttttttgtttgattttgtaaaatttgtcattataatttttgtgtactatttattattacaattttttttataatatgaattattgCTCTTATTGGAAGGAtgaattaactaaaaaattaattataagtaataaTAGAATCgtaattagtaaaaaattatagccCAAATAAGAGTATCAAGAGTACCAGAAAAAGAGTTTGATGTAAAaagaatattgaaaaaaaatgcaaaactaaCATTCTTATGtatatatctaaaataaaatgatagaataatataaaaaagttatttaaattgatgtctctttcaataattttttatttaaaagtgattttcaatagtgtaatccaaacaatatttattttactataattcatttgaatataaaaattattacacaTAAATCACATTAACACtaatttacttttcatcaaaatcaatccaaacacaCAAACAACTAAGAATGCTAGATGCATAGATGCAGAGACTCACGCTTTGGCCGTTCCAAGGAGAATCTTGATACGCGCTTCCCAGGTAAGATATCCATGGTGACGCATACCTCCATGAAGCCATTGCTCCAAGTTTCCATTATTCACATACTCATAGACTAACATCCTGAAAATATACCATATTATATACTCAGCGAATCCGGGACTGAACTCGACATCATGTAGCAGGttctaatatataattttttattcatctaGATGGAAATTTGAGATCATATATGTTGTTACAGAACTGTTTTGTAAATGAGAATTGAGGTACCTGTGAGTCCCTTCAATGCAGTACCCCAAAAGGCGAACCAAGTTTTTGTGCCGGACATGTCCAATGGCTTCAACTTCCACTCTAAATTCTTTCTCAGCTTGACCACTGTAAAAAAGACACTTAGGAGTTAAACTCCAACATAACTGAGAGGAACAATAACAAAGCAAGTAAAGTATCTACCATGGACATTGTATTGGAACTCACATGTTGTTGAGTATCTTTTTAACTGCCACCGGTGTCCCGTTGATCAACTGTCCTCGGTAAACAACTCCATAACCACCTTCACCGATGACATTGTCTTTGGAAAAACGGTTCGTAGCAAGTTCAAGATCCCTCAAGGTAAACCAGTGACCCCAGCCCAAGTGAGAGAACTCTGGGAGGCCAGACAGAGGCGAAGGAGCTGTTATAGGGTAAGAAGAAGAGTGGTTGTGCACCGCAACCGTGCCGAAGCTACCATCTTCTCCAGAAAGTGACCCACCTCCATCTTTCTCTATTGGATGAAATGAGCCTAATTGGCTGCTACTACCCCCATTATTCTTCATCTTCCCCACACCTAAATGAACCATGACCTTGTCTGATTCTTTGTCATCGGTTTTGTCATGAATGGTAAGAAGTATTCCATCATGGGAAGCAAACCCATTCGGTGATACTTGCTCAACCCGCACTTCCTTGATTTCCTTTGAGACAGTTGGTATCTGACTAACAGGAATGTTCTTATCATTGGATTTTCTAGATTTCTTCCTTGAGGTAAGACACAGTGAGAGCAAGGAGAGGATCATAATAATAGACAATCCAACCACAACTCCAACTATTTCCCAAACCTTGAGGCCAAGAAATGGAGTTTTCTTGGATAATTCAGCATTAAGATTACCACCCATCTCCTGTCAGGCCTTGTCGATACCTAAAACAAAGTAataaccaaagaattacataaccggacatttcatcaaacacatggtcaGCACAAACATAAGAGTGTTACTCATGATACCTTATCTAGAAAGGCCAGACAGAACTCATTCAGAAGGAGAACACTCGGAACCCAGATCTCAGAACAAACCCCATGACAAGTTAGCTGGGTGAAAAAGTGAAAAGCAAAGATCTTTAGCCCGAATCTAGTGAGGTGTGAGGAAAAGCAAGCTATATAGAAGTAGTAGGTGAAGGGTGAAAAATCCAAGTGGGAATTAAGGGAAATGTGTGTGTGATTGCAATTCGCAAATCTAAGATGAGATGGAGCTATCTGAaaggaagaaagagagaaaggtgGTGAGAGTAGTAAGATGGAAATGCGCGTGAAGGGTGAGAGAGGAAGGGATGGAGTTATCAGTGGTAGGTGATGGACTCTTACAATTCAATTCAGAATCAGAACTCACATTGCATATTTATATGTCTTTGCTTCTGTTTGGCAAATAACATAATCATTCTTGGGATTTTCCTAATCATCATCCATCAACGTGGCTCATTCTCCTTAATTAATTCCAAAGTTAATATTCAAAGTGCTTTCTGAATTGCCTTAAATTTGTCTCTTAATTTTATAATGGTcgttctaaaatattttttgataacaAAATAATGACATGGTTAAATGGAGACTATattgaaaatagataaaatatgattgtttttatttttgacatttaaataaaatataaacaatattttttagagTATTTCGACGAATTTTAACTCCAACATATTAAAATTCCTCAAAATATCCTAAATGATATAGTTTATATTCTATTTTGatatcaaaaattaaatattatccaACATGACTTTCAATGTAGTCTCTATTATTTTGTCTTCACCCAAAAAATATCTCAAAACAACCATTATTAAGTTGAgggacaaatttaaaataattttaagtttaGAGACGACATTGAGACTCTACTATAAATTTAGTGACCACTTTGAATattaatttagtgattaattctcttatttaattaaataaatattaaaattttaaaatttatctcaTGTATACAGTAATttattaatcaataataatttttttaatcaaaacttaaatttatagtgaaattaattattgatttatcaaattaaaagatgttattgaaagaaaaatagtgttattattttatgtttaaatatgcTCTAGCATGTATTtagatttctttaatttttgaatgcTTGCCATGACGTACTATGGACAAAAGTTATTAAGAAGAGGTTATATATGATTATTAAAAACgttatttacatattaaaattaattattaaaattagttattatatatttatttataaatatatataatttattttatttttaatatatattttatattttaatatgtattctatctcaataattaattttagtagttgattttgttattttttaatataactatataatcaatttaatttgatttagatATTTGTCACGGCTATAAGTACGAAAGATAGTTCACGGGCCACCAATATATAAATTGCATATATCTTAATTTTAGAAAGGTAAGTAGTTTCTTTttcaaagaataaaattaaagacaaaaagattttaaaaaaaaaacttggcaATAACCCTTGAtgatttaaaattctttattatTTCGTTCATTAAACAAAGTTTTCCCTTTGAGAACGTGAAACCAATCATCAAACTATCAGGTGCCAAATGACTGAATCTAAAACAACATCACATGAGACACATAATTAACTGGAGGGTCATACGCGTATAGTTTGCCATAATTAATTTCATGCAAACCACTTATCAATAATTCAATTTGATCTTTTACATTAGCAAATCTTTAACCTTATCGTTCATATTCCACTATATGAAGCGTGTGaagatatttatcctaataacaTTCCCTGACAAGACAGTATAGATGGTATATCTGACCATTCTTTCCTCAAAGGAATTTCTTTGATAAGatgtaaaattagataaaaagttaataatataacgtaaatttttttaaaaaaatatacattgtaaataatatttttattttggagagtactttaataaagatattaaaaatatctttttttaaaaatatttatatgtgtcatgttattattagatatttttattaaatcggttaataatttatttttaacaaatcagaacaaaattgatttattataggaacaatataaacataattatctgcattataattattagacctgGTATGATTTGATCGAATTACACGATTTaaatctaatatttttaaattttttgataaaaagataaatatatatctgattttttattttgcagatatttaaattcttaaaaatttaaaaatacaattagattcctgaaaaaaaaattggatttattgttattgttataaaaaaaacgattttattctaatttgttaagaaattaaaaaataaccgaTTTATTAATACCTCCAATAATAATGCGGTATGTAAGCGCCTTTTTAAAAACACCTTTTACGCGTATTTATCAAAACatctccttttatttttattataaaaaataatatttttcattttttactgGAAAAACTTTTTTCATCTATCGTAGCAACTCATTCTTCGATCATTTTTCAACATCAAGAAGCAAGAGAATAATACTTTTTGAAAACTCAAATTTTCATGTTCCACTTATcgtttttagattttaaaataccTCGTGTCTTCTAAGTTTTTCAATTGTCATGTCTCATAAATATTCATCTTTCTTGATCATCCTTAGCATCTAATCTCAGTTGTTCTAAAACATAGATGTTTGAGGGACCACCATTAATTTTGGGATGCGTAATGCGTTTGACCAATTATTAGCTTTCAAGTCGAGTGCTCATTCCCTTATATAGGAAGTGATTGACCTTTACAAATTCATGCCAGCTATAATACTATAGGAAGTGATTCACATACATGTatcataaatgataaaaaaatcaaatacagtTAATTTTATATGAAGTTAATAATCGAAAgttattagatgataatttaattaaatatattaaattatttaataatttttaataattaatcttacataaaattaattttacttgAATTTCTACCATCagaaatatttgtttttttagttgttttaagcttttaattattaattttaattatgtatatattttataattaaaattaatcatgaatgcatccatttttttaaattttctctaAAGATGTACAGAAGAAGGAAATAATAGACactgttattaacttattatgcTCGTGATGCCTTCTCTTTTTAGGGCATACACTGAGAGAAGGCCAAACTTTTCAATTCTAATAATGATGTGCTTACAAACTTATCTGTTTCCAATTGTTAGGCTAAAGGGTAGCCCTTCACCGAAGATGCGGTTCTTTTACATGATGATATCTATCAAGACAAATACACATTATTTCTTtgcattataatttataaatcatGACTTAATATAGATGCCCTGACCGTCTGATCTAATTTCCTCGCCTAATCCAACGCATGGAAAGTGGTTACAGACAACAATTTTCCCATacctggaaaaaaaaaaaaagaccagtgctataaaaataaataaaatttattatttttactaataattagttaataatatttaaaaatattaactaaaaaaataatgctAGACAACTGGACTAAAAATATTAGACGGTTAATTGCAAATAttgattaatataaattaaacttaaaattattaattatttacgtaaaatcatatattttcatgTAATCATTTATTGGTTCTTACGATAACTTTATATATATGCCTGGTAGATATAGATGGAAAAATACTTGCGCATAGATGGCACAAATGAAAAGGTAGAAACCAAATGGTTCAATTGGGCATGACTGTATGAGCTTCATGTGAACTAATAAATCTTAATTAAACAGTAGTATATATGTATGGATATAGATATATAATTTGGTTGAAAGGTGGAGTAATAAGATCATAAATTATTTCATGCGAAGTGTCTACAGTCCATACTAAGTATGTGGTCAATACTCGCGAAGCAACTCCTCGCTCGCAAACTAATATATTAcagaaatattatttatacactaaaatcagttattattaatatgtttgtgtataaatatatatataatttaatttatttttaatatatatttatattttaatatgtattatgTTTTATTCAATCTGACGATtaattttagtggctaattttagtatatacatgCATAACATAATccaatatattataattatctaatgtaaaaattattttatttatgttaaattataaattttaaattataaatttttaatcttaaattttaaatttgaaattctctaaaaaaatttaatttttaaaaaaataactaatactaACTAACTAAATTAgttctttctataattttttatttagacacTACTTATATAAAGACagtaaaaataactttttttaaagttatttatttaaccacaattaaaaaatatgcttTAAAAAATGtgagttaataataaaaaatagaacaattctctaacaatttttttgttaaaaaaatgaaattttaaacaaattaaaagatcAATGTCAAATCTAAAGTAatgatttcaaaaatataacaatatttttcaataataacCACGTTTAATCTATGTCATCGAtcaaaaatttaatacataaCAATCTAGTCAATGTACGAGATTAAACGTTCTTATTTAAAGACGTTTTTACCTGAGTCTTCgctgttttatttaaaaaataagtctttCTACTAATTATCCTTTTCAATATGCCATAATTAGCTATTTCTTTAAAGGAAAAGAAGAACTTTGCTTTATTACATGCAAGAATAGCATACAATACAATACTCCCATTTACATGTTTAGAGAAATGTTTCTCCGAAATTGTGGTAGCACATACATAGGTTGGAGAACAGAGAAGACCCGCGGGGGTGttagaaaaaaggaaaagtagAAGTGTGACTAAGGCAATAAAATGTAAATAAACCGTATGGTTAGAAAATCTTGAATGATCTAGTTGAGGCACCAACCATGCAGGAAAAGTAAAGAAATAAATGGAAGGTCCTATACCTATACCCTCTAAAGTTTGGCACTAACGAGATATTTCAACATTGCATCATGACCGCACTGCGACAACTTTTAGGTCAcccattattattgtttttgcaaCTTTGCAAATTAAACTTCCATCCCATCCCCACCTCAATCGGAATGGAAAAATCAATACTACGATGTGATTGTAGCATAAAAATGTAACTTGGCCAGAATTGGAGGGAAAAACAGacgcgcgcgcgcgcgcacatatatatatatatatatatatatatatatatatatatatatatatatatatatatatatatatatatatatctttcaaTTATTCGTTAGCGTCAAATGCAAATTTTGCCTATTGAAAAACGGAAAAATCCTTTAAAAAAATGTGTTTGGGAGGCAAAGTTTAAGAGTCATAGGTAGGAGTGGAAAAAGGCTAAGCGGCCTGTCAGGGGCTGCAGCCTGGTCTGTGTTTGGTCTGGCCTGACCTATTATAAAATAGATACACGTAGGCTCTTTTAAAAGCTTTAATACATTAATAGGTCAGGCCCAGGCTTACTAATTAACCTTATAGATCTGTCAGGCCTGCTTAggcctgttaaaatataattaaatatataaataattatttattattaataaaattatgagatattttaaatttattatattttattataaatatttttgtatattttaaatatgttagaagtttaaaattttttataaatattaaatatataacatattatatataacaatttttattaaaaaataatttttttaaataatatttttattttgtaaaaaaaaattatcaggccttttaacaggTTTCAAGCCAGGCCAGATTGAATAACAGGTCAGGCCTAATACTTTATAAAGAGCCTATAACAGGCTGCAGGCCAGGCTCAAGCCAATCAACTGTATGACAGACCAGACCTGTTAAGAGCAAAGTTTGGCCTGGCCTAGCCTGGCCTTTTTCCACTCCTACTTATAGGTAGTTataatttgctttttttttttatctttcaattgtattaattaattactgTAGGAATAAATGCATAAATAATATTAGATGCAATAATAagtatgtaattatatatattatacataaaataataaatattcagtAATACTAGaaagataataatataaaattattttgtttaatgtaatatttataattatatatatataatatccataattatattcttaaattattatatttaatattatatatttattttcaacgataattaatgaatataaacAAAAGCAAAAAAGCATTATCGttctctttgatttctaaattttggttttgaaacattttttattgtttttgtatGTATATATTCTCTGCTTATTAAGGTAATACTTAATAGAATACTAGTTAGGTAATCAATTTAAATTGGTTAAgtttaatttatatgaataaatgttaaaaatt contains:
- the LOC112695609 gene encoding probable receptor-like protein kinase At5g18500 — protein: MGGNLNAELSKKTPFLGLKVWEIVGVVVGLSIIMILSLLSLCLTSRKKSRKSNDKNIPVSQIPTVSKEIKEVRVEQVSPNGFASHDGILLTIHDKTDDKESDKVMVHLGVGKMKNNGGSSSQLGSFHPIEKDGGGSLSGEDGSFGTVAVHNHSSSYPITAPSPLSGLPEFSHLGWGHWFTLRDLELATNRFSKDNVIGEGGYGVVYRGQLINGTPVAVKKILNNIGQAEKEFRVEVEAIGHVRHKNLVRLLGYCIEGTHRMLVYEYVNNGNLEQWLHGGMRHHGYLTWEARIKILLGTAKALAYLHEAIEPKVVHRDIKSSNILIDDDFNAKVSDFGLAKLLGAGKSHVTTRVMGTFGYVAPEYANTGLLNEKSDVYSFGVLLLEAITGRDPVDYGRPTHEVNLVDWLKMMVGNRRSEEVMDPNIETKPSIRALKRALLTALRCLDPDSEKRPKMSQVVRMLESEEYPLAREDRRNRRNRGESGDIDSQKDYSDTDKSEIQGSR